CGATGtgtgttaatgttcagaccgagCGTCTGAACAGGCATTTATTCGATGGCTTGTTTAAAAATATTTGTAGACATGTCTTTGTAAGTACATACCGGCCGTAACGGGAGTAAAAGAAGATGGTTGCTCAGCAAAACTCCATGTTTGGTGATAAATTAACTTATTTTGACAATGCTTTTTAATATATACTTTTTCTGTGTAAAATGCCAACTATTCCTCGTATGACTTGATTGTAAAAAGTGCACATAagtcatgaaatcacaagttGATTTTTTTGGCTTGTCTAGTTTTCTGGGCGAGAGGTCTCTAACGCACAGATACTAGTTCAGCTAACCGTATTCATTAACGTTATGTCTGTAGCTAGTGAACTACGTTTTATAGCTATTCTCCAGTTAAATCGAATAACATAACATGTAGCTATGTTAAGACGGGAATACAGTAGCTAGCTATGCTAATGTAGCGGGAACTATATATAGATCAGGCTggactagctactgtagctagtaaGCTAACACCAAATGCAGCCTCCCACAGACAAGGCCAAGTAAAGACCAGAGAACTTCACCTGTTATGATCAAGTCAGTCAATAAGCTGGTTGATCTGTGCATACCTCATATTTACCTAGTTAGTAAGTTGAAACCCCATGTTTATTTACAGCTGGCAACATACCGGTCCATTTAGAATGTGGGATATTGTCCCTAACCAGAAGCACACTGAGTGAATCTCCACATTGTCTCCGTTCTTCTTCCCCCAGGAGCTGGAGGCCATGACGAGATACACCAGTCCGGTGAACCCGGCAGTCTTCCCCCACCTCACTGTGGTCCTACTGGCTATCGGCATGTTCTTCACTGCGTGGTTCTTTGTGTATCCTTCCATGGTCATCTGTCTTCATAGTGAcagtttgttttatttattttttaccatgAATCAGTGGTCTTCAAACCTGGTGAATGGGAACACTGAACGGTGTAGGCTTTTGTTGCAGCCCAGTATTAACACACCAATGTCAACTAATATGCCCTGTGTCTCCCTACGACTTAGGAATGAAGAACAGGCAGATAGAAGCCGTTGctgatgtaacagtataactttagagcaagtgacatcaccgattgactACGACTTAGGAATGAAGAACAGTGATTGATAACAGGCAGATAGAAGCAGTTGCTGAGTCTGAATATTCAGAGATAATATACACTACTGTAGGTGAATATGTTGGCAATAAGTGAGAATGTTTTTGATAGACTGGATGTAACGGTTGGTCTGTTGTGTACCACTGTGATTAGCACCATAACTCTCTCCCAGCTACGAGGTAACGTCCACTAAATACACCAGAGACGTGTTCAAAGAGCTGCTCATCTCCCTAGTGGCGTCTCTCTTCATGGGCTTCGGAGTGCTGTTTCTGTTACTGTGGGTCGGCATCTATGTCTGACAGGTAAGGAAACAATCAGAGCGACTTATGCTGCATTCATGATGAGTCGGAACCTCGTGAGTTACATGTATTTCCTTAGAGCTTCCTATTGGTCGGAAACTCTAACGAGTATTAACTCTTTACAACGAGTTTCCAAGTCGGACATTTCTCAATTTCTGAGTTCTGACACTCGTTCACCATAGTGTTTAATGTCTatggtccctgtgtgtgtcctgttacAGATTGTTATATTGCTAAATGATACAGAAGAACATTCCAGTGGAACAGAAGGACATCATGAAGTGGGCTCCACCACAGGAGATGGACTGGACTGACAAGAGGGTGGGGATTGGGGTTGCCTTTCACTAAATAAAGAGACATTTGTACAAAACTGCGTCGTTTCTACTGGTAATGAAAGGAGGCAgcctgtgtgtttttgtttttaaaggtCCTTATTACAAATCTGTGTTGATTCCAGGTAGGTTTCAAAATGTGAATACTGGAAGATGGAAACCCACACCC
This DNA window, taken from Oncorhynchus kisutch isolate 150728-3 linkage group LG22, Okis_V2, whole genome shotgun sequence, encodes the following:
- the tmem258 gene encoding dolichyl-diphosphooligosaccharide--protein glycosyltransferase subunit TMEM258 → MELEAMTRYTSPVNPAVFPHLTVVLLAIGMFFTAWFFVYEVTSTKYTRDVFKELLISLVASLFMGFGVLFLLLWVGIYV